One window of the Brevundimonas goettingensis genome contains the following:
- a CDS encoding patatin-like phospholipase family protein, with translation MALFKRKPPTPAKAAAAKPSEPPNGKKPIALALQGGGAHGAFQWGILDRLLEDDRLDIRAVTAASAGAMNGAALVSGLAKGGAAEARNSLDKLWRETNQSGGRNVFGDSSIWSSAMTPNWLTDTPAWRSMETLAGSMSPYQFNPFNLNPLKRVLDAAIDFEAVRASDIRLFVAATAVRHARARIFTTAEITDQVLLASACLPHLFQAVEIEGEPYWDGGYLANPPLWPLFYADTPDDVLLMTLNPFEREEAPRAAGEIMDRLNEVVFNAPLAAELRAVAFVQELIEEGRLKEDARGRYRHILMHAIEADGWLGDQSLGSKFNTEWTYLNSLKAKGRQAAEEWLSTCFDQVGVRSSVDLQARFA, from the coding sequence ATGGCGCTGTTCAAACGCAAGCCTCCGACCCCCGCAAAGGCTGCGGCGGCCAAGCCGTCTGAACCGCCCAACGGCAAGAAGCCCATCGCCCTCGCGCTGCAGGGCGGCGGAGCCCACGGCGCCTTCCAGTGGGGCATTCTGGATCGGCTGCTGGAGGACGACCGCCTCGACATCCGCGCGGTGACGGCGGCCTCGGCCGGGGCGATGAACGGCGCGGCCCTGGTGTCGGGCCTGGCGAAGGGCGGGGCTGCCGAGGCCCGCAATTCCCTCGACAAGCTGTGGCGCGAGACCAACCAGTCGGGCGGTCGGAATGTCTTCGGCGACAGCTCCATCTGGTCCTCGGCCATGACCCCCAACTGGCTGACCGACACCCCGGCCTGGCGCTCGATGGAGACCCTGGCCGGCTCCATGAGCCCCTATCAGTTCAACCCCTTCAACCTGAACCCGCTGAAGCGGGTGCTGGACGCCGCGATCGACTTCGAGGCGGTGCGGGCCTCGGACATCAGGCTGTTCGTCGCCGCCACGGCGGTGCGTCACGCGAGGGCGCGGATCTTCACCACGGCCGAGATCACCGATCAGGTCCTGCTGGCGTCGGCCTGCCTGCCGCATCTGTTCCAGGCGGTGGAGATCGAGGGCGAGCCCTATTGGGACGGCGGCTATCTGGCCAATCCCCCGCTATGGCCGCTCTTCTATGCCGACACGCCCGACGACGTCCTGCTGATGACGCTGAACCCGTTCGAGCGCGAGGAGGCGCCGCGCGCCGCTGGCGAGATCATGGACCGGCTGAACGAGGTGGTCTTCAACGCCCCTCTGGCCGCCGAACTGCGCGCCGTGGCCTTCGTTCAGGAACTGATCGAGGAAGGCCGGCTGAAGGAGGACGCGCGCGGCCGCTATCGCCACATCCTGATGCACGCCATCGAGGCCGACGGCTGGCTGGGCGACCAGTCACTGGGCTCCAAGTTCAACACCGAATGGACCTATCTCAACAGCCTCAAGGCCAAGGGCCGACAGGCCGCCGAGGAATGGCTGTCAACCTGCTTCGATCAGGTGGGCGTCCGCTCCAGCGTTGACCTTCAGGCCCGGTTCGCGTGA
- a CDS encoding DUF1801 domain-containing protein, producing the protein MSDQPKLLSGGNPQIPKGYGDEPVQAWIDATPGWKQPLARRLDQLIVEVVPGVAKAVKWNSPFYGTVPGEWFVSLHGYAKYVKVAFFRGAALEPMPPGASKQAEVRYLDIREEGFDEDQFGDWIKQAAELPGLRM; encoded by the coding sequence ATGTCCGACCAGCCCAAACTCCTCTCCGGCGGCAATCCGCAGATCCCCAAGGGATACGGCGACGAACCCGTCCAGGCCTGGATCGACGCCACGCCCGGCTGGAAGCAGCCCCTTGCCCGGCGTCTGGACCAACTGATCGTCGAGGTCGTGCCCGGCGTGGCCAAGGCGGTGAAGTGGAACTCGCCCTTCTACGGAACGGTCCCCGGCGAGTGGTTCGTCAGCCTCCACGGCTATGCCAAATATGTGAAGGTCGCCTTCTTCCGCGGCGCGGCGCTGGAGCCCATGCCGCCCGGCGCGTCCAAACAGGCCGAGGTCCGATATCTCGACATCCGTGAAGAGGGCTTCGACGAGGATCAGTTCGGGGACTGGATCAAGCAGGCGGCCGAACTGCCGGGCCTCAGGATGTGA
- a CDS encoding L-threonylcarbamoyladenylate synthase, which yields MTDSVDIAAAALKAGKLVLLPTETVYGLAADASDATAVAAIFEAKGRPRFNPLIAHVPDAMAAESIAVFGEAARKLAEAFWPGPLTLVAPVRDRGAVCDLARAGLDSVAVRAPGHAKARAILSAFGGAVVAPSANRSGRPSPTTFADAVEETGAFAAAAVDGGPCAVGVESTVVSVLDGKVALLRPGAVTRAEIEALVGPLSDSGEGHRSPGRLTLHYAPDAPVRIEAEAARPGEILLGFGPDVGDVRWSLSPTGDLREAAANVFRLLREADREHPAGIAVAPIPLTGLGEAINDRLRRAAGFVG from the coding sequence CTGACCGATTCCGTCGACATCGCTGCGGCTGCGCTGAAGGCGGGCAAGCTGGTGCTGCTGCCGACCGAGACCGTCTATGGCCTGGCCGCCGACGCGTCTGACGCCACTGCCGTCGCCGCCATCTTCGAGGCCAAGGGCCGGCCGCGTTTCAACCCCCTGATCGCCCATGTGCCCGACGCCATGGCCGCGGAGAGCATCGCGGTCTTCGGAGAGGCGGCGCGCAAGCTGGCCGAGGCCTTCTGGCCTGGGCCGCTGACCCTCGTGGCGCCGGTCCGGGATCGAGGCGCGGTCTGCGACCTGGCGCGGGCGGGGCTGGACAGTGTCGCGGTGCGGGCGCCCGGCCACGCGAAGGCGCGGGCCATACTGTCGGCCTTCGGCGGGGCGGTCGTGGCGCCCTCGGCCAATCGCTCGGGACGGCCCAGCCCGACCACCTTTGCCGACGCGGTGGAGGAGACCGGCGCCTTCGCCGCCGCCGCCGTCGATGGCGGACCCTGCGCCGTGGGGGTTGAGAGCACCGTCGTCTCGGTGCTGGACGGCAAGGTCGCCCTGCTGCGCCCCGGCGCCGTGACCCGCGCGGAGATCGAGGCCCTGGTCGGGCCATTGTCCGACAGCGGGGAGGGGCATCGCTCGCCCGGCCGCCTGACCCTGCACTACGCCCCCGACGCCCCGGTGCGGATCGAGGCGGAGGCGGCCAGGCCGGGGGAGATTCTGCTTGGCTTCGGGCCCGACGTCGGCGACGTCCGCTGGAGCCTGAGCCCGACCGGCGACCTGCGCGAGGCCGCCGCCAATGTCTTCCGCCTGCTGCGCGAGGCCGACCGCGAGCATCCGGCGGGCATCGCCGTGGCGCCGATCCCGCTGACCGGTCTCGGCGAGGCGATCAATGACCGGCTGCGGCGCGCGGCGGGGTTTGTGGGGTAG
- a CDS encoding YceI family protein: MLLSLAALLPFAWPAGAQVRRWMVDPARSSITMRIRAAGLTQTGRFEDWSGDIRFDPAAPETARTTIEVRAASLRMSEPALTARATGPAFLDAARWPTIRFRLTGLERAGREGFTARAEVTVKGRTREVLFPADLRVTGDAAQMSGGFVLDRAAFDIGMQGPWNALMGRQVRVEVALTARAA; encoded by the coding sequence GTGCTGCTGTCTCTGGCCGCCCTGCTGCCGTTCGCGTGGCCTGCCGGGGCCCAGGTCCGGCGCTGGATGGTCGATCCGGCGCGGTCGTCGATCACCATGCGGATCCGGGCCGCGGGCCTGACCCAGACGGGGCGTTTCGAGGACTGGAGCGGCGACATCCGCTTCGACCCCGCCGCGCCCGAGACGGCCAGGACGACCATTGAGGTGCGCGCCGCCTCCCTGCGGATGAGCGAGCCCGCCCTGACGGCGCGGGCGACGGGGCCGGCCTTCCTCGACGCCGCGCGCTGGCCGACGATCCGGTTTCGGCTGACCGGGCTGGAACGGGCGGGGCGTGAGGGCTTCACCGCCCGGGCCGAGGTCACCGTGAAGGGGCGTACGCGCGAGGTCCTGTTCCCGGCGGACTTGCGCGTGACCGGCGACGCGGCGCAGATGAGCGGCGGCTTCGTCCTGGATCGGGCGGCCTTCGATATCGGGATGCAGGGACCGTGGAACGCGCTGATGGGCAGGCAGGTGAGGGTGGAGGTCGCGCTGACGGCCAGAGCCGCCTGA
- a CDS encoding cytochrome b: protein MAEPRNRYSTVSLTLHWLTAALILSQILLINAAEAEGADRALWMMLHKSGGMAILMLTLIRIGWRFANPALKPPAGMPRWEAWLAKGVHVLFYVLLLALPLTGWLAGSAAGRNFQFYGLFDFPLLPIGGGRPLAKTLMGVHETLPKLLYVLLALHVLGALKHQFVNRDNVLHRMIPLIPRRP from the coding sequence ATGGCCGAACCGAGAAACCGCTATTCGACGGTGTCCTTGACCCTGCACTGGCTGACCGCGGCCCTCATCCTGTCTCAGATCCTGCTGATCAATGCGGCCGAGGCGGAGGGCGCCGACCGGGCGCTGTGGATGATGCTGCACAAGTCGGGCGGCATGGCCATCCTCATGCTGACCCTGATCCGCATCGGCTGGCGCTTCGCCAATCCGGCCCTGAAGCCGCCCGCCGGGATGCCCCGCTGGGAGGCCTGGCTGGCGAAGGGGGTCCACGTCCTCTTCTACGTCCTGCTGCTGGCCCTGCCGCTGACCGGCTGGCTGGCCGGGTCGGCGGCGGGCCGGAACTTCCAGTTCTATGGCCTGTTCGACTTCCCGCTTCTGCCGATCGGGGGCGGGCGGCCGCTGGCCAAGACCCTGATGGGCGTCCACGAGACCCTGCCCAAGCTGCTCTATGTCCTGCTGGCCCTGCATGTGCTGGGGGCTCTCAAGCACCAGTTCGTCAACCGCGACAACGTCCTGCACCGGATGATCCCCCTGATCCCGCGTCGGCCCTGA
- a CDS encoding acyl-CoA dehydrogenase, with protein MPYRAPVRDLAFSLTAVAGVEQLEATGAFPDFDLDLMNAVLEAGGSFSEEVLAPLNRPGDLAGAKYANGAVTAAPGFADAYQQFAAGGWTGLTASIEAGGQALPKALELAAYETVHSANMAFGLCPMLSLAAIEALEAHGTEEQKTVYLPKLVSGEWTGAMVLTEPGAGSDLGALTATATPNGDGTYALNGQKIFITWGDHDATPNIVHMVLARLPDAPPGPKGISLFLASKFEVKADGSLGDRNDFRPVGVEHKLGIHASPTCVMSYEGARATLVGQPNQGLSHMFVMMNAARLAVGVEGVGIAEMAYQHALAYALERRQGRSIWTGEANAPIFDHPDVRRMLSVMKAKIEAARAICFSTGVAADLAKHAASEDDRKAWKGREDLFTPIAKAWSTDVGCDVASMGVQIHGGMGFIEETGAAQYYRDARITPIYEGTNGIQAMDLVGRKLSMDGGEAAKAVIAEMKVTLTALGKLYAGKPVERFKTAIEAVEDATLWLLDAKADAARAADVLAAADAYLKLLGDVVGGWMLAKGALAAKTKLEAGEGDPAWLEGKLGLYEVYAANVLGHVSSRLAAVGQGGDLLKKMSREALGA; from the coding sequence ATGCCCTATCGCGCTCCTGTCCGCGACCTCGCCTTCAGCCTGACCGCCGTCGCCGGTGTCGAACAGCTCGAGGCCACCGGGGCCTTCCCCGACTTCGACCTCGACCTGATGAACGCCGTGCTGGAGGCGGGCGGCTCCTTCTCGGAAGAGGTTCTGGCCCCGCTGAACCGTCCCGGCGATCTGGCGGGCGCGAAGTACGCCAATGGCGCGGTGACCGCCGCCCCGGGCTTCGCCGACGCCTATCAGCAGTTCGCGGCCGGCGGCTGGACCGGTCTGACGGCCTCGATCGAGGCCGGCGGCCAGGCCCTGCCCAAGGCGCTGGAGCTGGCGGCCTATGAGACCGTCCACTCGGCCAACATGGCGTTCGGCCTGTGCCCCATGCTGTCGCTGGCGGCCATCGAGGCGCTGGAGGCCCACGGCACCGAGGAGCAGAAGACCGTCTATCTGCCCAAGCTCGTCAGCGGCGAATGGACCGGGGCCATGGTCCTGACCGAGCCGGGCGCGGGTTCGGACCTCGGCGCCCTGACCGCCACCGCCACGCCTAACGGCGACGGCACCTATGCCCTGAACGGCCAGAAGATCTTCATCACCTGGGGCGACCACGACGCGACGCCGAACATCGTCCATATGGTGCTGGCCCGCCTGCCCGACGCCCCTCCCGGACCCAAGGGCATCAGCCTGTTCCTGGCCTCCAAGTTCGAGGTCAAGGCCGACGGCTCGCTCGGTGACCGCAACGACTTCCGCCCCGTCGGGGTCGAGCACAAGCTGGGCATCCACGCCTCCCCCACCTGCGTCATGTCCTATGAGGGCGCGCGCGCCACGCTCGTTGGTCAGCCCAATCAGGGCCTGTCGCACATGTTCGTCATGATGAACGCGGCCCGCCTCGCGGTCGGCGTCGAGGGCGTCGGCATCGCCGAGATGGCGTACCAGCACGCCCTCGCCTATGCGCTGGAGCGCCGTCAGGGCCGCTCGATCTGGACCGGCGAAGCCAACGCCCCGATCTTCGACCACCCCGACGTGCGCCGCATGCTGTCGGTGATGAAGGCGAAGATCGAGGCCGCCCGCGCCATCTGCTTCTCCACAGGCGTCGCCGCCGATCTGGCCAAGCACGCCGCCTCCGAGGACGACCGCAAGGCCTGGAAGGGCCGCGAGGACCTGTTCACCCCCATCGCCAAGGCCTGGTCGACCGACGTCGGCTGCGACGTGGCCTCGATGGGCGTCCAGATCCACGGCGGCATGGGCTTCATCGAGGAGACCGGCGCGGCCCAGTACTATCGCGACGCCCGCATCACCCCGATCTACGAGGGCACCAACGGCATCCAGGCCATGGACCTCGTCGGCCGCAAGCTGTCGATGGACGGCGGCGAGGCGGCCAAGGCGGTCATCGCCGAGATGAAGGTCACCCTGACCGCGCTCGGCAAACTCTACGCCGGCAAGCCGGTCGAACGCTTCAAGACCGCCATCGAGGCCGTCGAGGACGCCACCCTGTGGCTGCTGGACGCCAAGGCCGATGCGGCGCGCGCCGCCGACGTCCTGGCCGCCGCCGACGCCTATCTGAAGCTGCTGGGCGACGTGGTCGGCGGCTGGATGCTGGCCAAGGGCGCTCTCGCTGCGAAGACGAAGCTGGAAGCGGGTGAAGGCGATCCGGCCTGGCTGGAAGGCAAGCTCGGCCTCTATGAGGTCTATGCCGCCAACGTCCTGGGCCATGTGTCCAGCCGTCTGGCCGCTGTGGGTCAGGGCGGCGACCTGCTGAAGAAGATGTCGCGGGAAGCGCTGGGGGCCTGA